One genomic region from Geothermobacter ehrlichii encodes:
- the ilvB gene encoding biosynthetic-type acetolactate synthase large subunit, which yields MKKTGSQILLECLQLEGVDTVFGYPGGAVINIYDDLVDYPSIKHVLTRHEQAAVHAADGYARATGKVGVAIATSGPGATNTVTGIATAYMDSIPLVVITGQVPTPLIGNDAFQEADMVGITRPITKHNYLVKDIRDLARIVKQAFYIARTGRPGPVLIDLPKDVQVASCKFEYPEKVELRGYKPTYTGNPRQIAKAARMILGAKKPVIYVGGGATLADCGPELLELSEALRAPVTTTLMGMASYPGSHDLSLGMLGMHGTYYANMAVTHADLLIAVGARFDDRVTGKIDTFAPNAKIIHVDIDPTSIKKNVRVDLPIVGDLKQVLQVLIRKLHEEGDGVRELAQRNAEWLAEIAAWKEKHPLTYTPSDSEIKPQLVIEKLSEMLREDAIITTEVGQHQMWTAQFFRFKQPRTFLTSGGLGTMGYGLPAALGAQMAFSDRQVIDISGDGSFQMNSQELATLVQYQLPVKIIILNNNYLGMVRQWQQLFFERNYSQTPLEVPIDFVKLAEAYGARGFQASRPEEVEAVLRQGLETPGPVIMEFKVAREENVLPMVPAGRSIHEMVLAS from the coding sequence GTGAAGAAGACAGGTTCTCAGATTCTACTGGAATGTCTGCAGCTCGAGGGGGTCGACACGGTTTTCGGTTATCCCGGCGGAGCGGTCATCAACATCTATGACGATCTGGTCGACTATCCGTCGATCAAGCATGTCCTGACCCGCCACGAGCAGGCGGCCGTTCACGCCGCCGACGGTTACGCCCGGGCGACGGGCAAGGTCGGGGTCGCCATCGCCACCAGTGGACCCGGAGCGACCAATACCGTGACCGGCATCGCCACCGCCTACATGGATTCGATCCCTCTGGTGGTCATCACCGGCCAGGTTCCGACCCCGCTGATCGGCAACGACGCCTTCCAGGAAGCCGACATGGTCGGCATCACCCGGCCGATCACCAAGCACAACTATCTGGTCAAGGATATTCGTGATCTGGCCCGCATCGTCAAGCAGGCCTTCTACATCGCCCGCACCGGCCGTCCGGGACCGGTGCTCATCGATCTGCCCAAGGATGTCCAGGTCGCCTCCTGCAAGTTCGAATATCCCGAAAAGGTCGAACTGCGCGGCTACAAGCCGACCTATACCGGCAACCCGCGGCAGATCGCCAAGGCGGCCAGAATGATTCTCGGCGCGAAAAAGCCGGTCATCTATGTCGGCGGCGGCGCGACCCTCGCTGACTGCGGTCCGGAGCTGCTCGAACTCTCCGAAGCTTTGCGCGCGCCGGTGACCACTACCCTGATGGGGATGGCGAGTTACCCCGGCAGTCACGATCTTTCGTTGGGGATGCTGGGCATGCACGGCACCTACTACGCCAACATGGCGGTGACCCATGCCGACCTGCTGATCGCCGTTGGTGCCCGCTTTGACGACCGGGTCACCGGTAAGATCGATACCTTCGCGCCCAACGCCAAGATCATCCATGTCGATATCGATCCCACCTCCATCAAGAAGAATGTGCGGGTCGATCTGCCGATCGTCGGCGATCTTAAGCAAGTGCTGCAGGTGCTGATCCGCAAGCTTCACGAAGAGGGGGACGGCGTCAGGGAGCTGGCGCAGCGCAACGCCGAGTGGCTGGCGGAGATCGCTGCCTGGAAGGAGAAGCATCCGTTGACCTACACCCCCTCCGACAGCGAGATCAAGCCGCAGCTCGTCATCGAAAAACTGAGCGAGATGCTGCGCGAGGACGCCATCATCACCACAGAGGTGGGGCAACACCAGATGTGGACCGCCCAGTTCTTCCGTTTCAAACAGCCCCGCACCTTCCTGACCTCCGGCGGCCTGGGCACCATGGGCTACGGCCTGCCTGCCGCCCTCGGCGCCCAGATGGCCTTTTCCGACCGGCAGGTGATCGACATCTCCGGCGACGGGTCCTTCCAGATGAACTCCCAGGAGCTGGCCACCCTGGTGCAGTACCAGCTGCCGGTGAAGATCATCATCCTCAACAACAACTACCTGGGCATGGTGCGCCAGTGGCAGCAGCTCTTCTTCGAGCGGAACTACAGCCAGACACCCCTCGAGGTGCCGATCGATTTCGTCAAGCTGGCCGAGGCCTACGGCGCCCGGGGCTTTCAGGCTTCCCGCCCGGAGGAGGTTGAGGCCGTCCTCCGGCAGGGACTGGAGACGCCCGGTCCGGTGATCATGGAATTCAAGGTCGCCAGGGAAGAGAACGTCCTCCCCATGGTTCCCGCCGGCCGCAGCATCCATGAGATGGTGCTGGCATCCTGA
- the ilvN gene encoding acetolactate synthase small subunit, translating to MRHTISVLVENEFGVLARVAGLFSGRGFNIESLSVAPTLDPSLSRMTIVTTGDDRILEQINKQLNKLIDTVKVIDFTSEDYVERELAMIKVNADESVRAEVLRIADIFRSKVVDVTPRSYTLEVTGAPTKIDAIIELLRPIGIKELVRTGPVVLGRGPKGWRQAE from the coding sequence ATGAGACATACCATTTCCGTTCTGGTTGAAAACGAATTCGGCGTTCTGGCGCGCGTCGCCGGGCTCTTCTCCGGACGCGGATTCAATATCGAGAGCCTGTCGGTCGCGCCGACCCTCGATCCGAGCCTTTCGCGCATGACCATCGTCACCACCGGTGATGACCGGATTCTCGAGCAGATCAACAAGCAGCTCAACAAGCTGATCGACACGGTGAAAGTGATCGATTTCACCAGCGAGGACTACGTTGAACGGGAGCTGGCGATGATCAAGGTCAATGCCGACGAGTCGGTGCGGGCCGAGGTGCTGCGCATCGCCGACATCTTCCGCAGCAAGGTGGTCGATGTCACACCCCGTTCCTATACTCTAGAGGTGACCGGCGCCCCGACCAAGATCGACGCCATCATCGAGCTGTTGCGGCCGATCGGCATCAAGGAACTGGTGCGTACCGGCCCGGTCGTTCTCGGCCGCGGCCCCAAGGGCTGGCGGCAGGCCGAATAG
- the ilvC gene encoding ketol-acid reductoisomerase — protein sequence MKVYYDKDADLSIIRGMKVTIVGYGSQGHAHANNLKDSGVEVTVALREGSASVKKAENAGLTVRPVAEAVAAADLVMILTPDEFQARLYRDEIEPNLKQGATLAFAHGFSIHYNQIVPRSDLDVIMIAPKAPGHTVRSEFVRGGGIPDLIAVFQDASGNAKNVALSYASAIGGGRTGIIETTFKDETETDLFGEQAVLCGGVVELVKAGFETLVDAGYAPEMAYFECLHELKLIVDLMYEGGIANMNYSISNNAEYGEYVTGPKIINEQSRQAMRECLANIQNGEYAKRFILEGQTNYPEMTARRRLMAAHPIEQVGEKLRSMMPWIQKIVDKNKN from the coding sequence ATGAAGGTCTATTACGATAAGGATGCCGATCTCTCGATCATCCGTGGCATGAAGGTGACCATCGTCGGCTATGGTTCCCAGGGACATGCCCATGCCAACAATCTCAAGGATTCGGGCGTCGAGGTCACCGTTGCCCTGCGCGAAGGTTCGGCGTCTGTCAAGAAGGCCGAAAATGCCGGTCTGACCGTTCGCCCGGTGGCCGAGGCCGTGGCCGCCGCCGACCTGGTGATGATCCTGACGCCGGACGAGTTCCAGGCCCGGCTCTACAGGGACGAGATCGAGCCCAACCTCAAGCAGGGAGCGACCCTGGCCTTTGCCCACGGCTTCAGCATCCATTACAATCAGATCGTTCCCCGTTCCGATCTTGATGTCATCATGATCGCCCCCAAGGCGCCCGGCCATACCGTGCGCAGCGAGTTCGTCAGGGGCGGCGGCATTCCCGATCTGATCGCCGTTTTTCAGGACGCCTCCGGCAACGCCAAGAATGTGGCCCTGTCCTACGCCAGCGCCATCGGCGGCGGCCGCACCGGCATCATCGAGACCACCTTCAAGGACGAGACCGAGACCGACCTCTTCGGTGAGCAGGCGGTGCTGTGCGGCGGCGTGGTCGAGCTGGTCAAGGCCGGCTTCGAAACCCTGGTCGACGCGGGCTATGCTCCCGAAATGGCCTACTTCGAGTGTCTGCACGAGCTGAAGCTGATCGTCGATCTGATGTACGAAGGCGGCATCGCCAACATGAACTATTCGATCTCCAACAATGCCGAGTACGGCGAGTATGTTACCGGGCCGAAGATCATCAACGAGCAGAGCCGGCAGGCCATGCGCGAGTGTCTGGCCAACATCCAGAACGGCGAATACGCCAAGCGCTTCATCCTTGAAGGACAGACCAACTATCCGGAGATGACCGCGCGGCGGCGGCTGATGGCGGCCCATCCCATCGAGCAGGTCGGCGAGAAGCTGCGCAGCATGATGCCCTGGATTCAGAAGATCGTCGACAAGAACAAGAACTGA
- a CDS encoding phosphatidylserine decarboxylase family protein: MLDRNQPIADEGYPFIVVPAFLTLICALLGWNLPTLLLLGLTLFIIYFFRNPERVVPGQPGVVVAPADGRIVYLGKVDSAPMLEGEALKISIFMSVFNVHVNRFPCTGRVVDSYYRKGRFFNAALDKASEKNEQAGLLIEADDGTRVACVQIAGLIARRIVCYPEVGDALEVGERYGLIRFGSRVDIYLPAEFEPKVTLGQTTVGGETVLGNLQ; this comes from the coding sequence GTGCTAGACCGGAATCAGCCGATAGCCGATGAAGGCTATCCCTTCATTGTCGTTCCCGCATTTCTGACCCTGATCTGCGCCCTGCTGGGCTGGAATCTGCCCACCCTGCTGCTGTTGGGGCTGACCCTGTTCATCATCTACTTCTTCCGCAACCCTGAGCGGGTCGTACCCGGGCAGCCCGGTGTCGTGGTCGCGCCGGCCGACGGCAGGATCGTCTATCTGGGCAAGGTCGACAGCGCGCCGATGCTCGAGGGCGAGGCGTTGAAGATCAGCATTTTCATGTCGGTCTTCAACGTCCATGTCAACCGTTTTCCCTGTACGGGCCGGGTGGTCGACAGCTACTATCGCAAGGGTCGGTTCTTCAACGCCGCCCTGGACAAGGCGAGCGAGAAGAATGAACAGGCCGGTCTGCTCATCGAGGCGGACGACGGGACCAGGGTGGCCTGCGTCCAGATCGCCGGGCTGATCGCGCGGCGGATCGTCTGCTATCCGGAGGTCGGCGATGCGCTTGAGGTCGGCGAGCGTTACGGGCTGATTCGCTTCGGCAGCAGGGTCGACATCTATCTGCCGGCGGAATTCGAGCCGAAAGTGACGCTCGGACAGACGACGGTGGGCGGAGAAACGGTACTGGGGAATCTGCAATGA
- the pssA gene encoding CDP-diacylglycerol--serine O-phosphatidyltransferase translates to MNVSQMKDRKQNLRRGVYLLPNLFTTGGLFAGFYSIISTIHGNYDVAAWFILIATVFDGLDGRVARMTGTTSRFGVEYDSLADLVAFGVAPGVLMYMWALRPFGKLGWLAAFLYVVCGALRLARFNVQINTVESKRFLGLPIPAAAGMVASCVLLFYYLGGAGTIKKVSVLLLIYSLAFLMVSSIRYYSFKDPELVKRQPFGFLVLLIFLIIVIVARPEIMLFTFGLIYVVSGPLGLVFGAGKHGPWDDSSDQVVAEVNEENGLSGEDE, encoded by the coding sequence ATGAATGTCAGCCAGATGAAGGACCGCAAGCAGAATCTGCGCCGGGGAGTCTATCTGCTCCCCAACCTCTTCACCACCGGCGGGCTCTTTGCCGGCTTCTACAGCATCATTTCGACCATCCACGGCAACTACGATGTCGCCGCCTGGTTCATCCTGATCGCGACGGTCTTCGACGGTCTCGACGGTCGCGTTGCCCGCATGACCGGCACCACCAGCCGCTTCGGGGTCGAATACGACTCCCTGGCCGACCTGGTCGCCTTCGGGGTCGCGCCGGGGGTGCTGATGTACATGTGGGCCCTGCGCCCCTTCGGCAAGCTCGGCTGGCTGGCGGCCTTTCTCTACGTCGTCTGCGGTGCCTTGCGCCTGGCGCGCTTCAACGTGCAGATCAACACCGTCGAGTCGAAGCGCTTTCTCGGCCTGCCGATCCCCGCCGCCGCCGGCATGGTCGCCTCCTGCGTGCTCCTTTTCTACTATCTTGGCGGCGCCGGCACCATCAAGAAGGTTTCTGTGCTGCTGCTCATCTATTCCCTTGCCTTCCTGATGGTCAGCAGCATCCGCTACTATTCGTTCAAGGACCCCGAGCTGGTCAAGCGGCAGCCCTTCGGTTTTCTGGTGCTGCTCATCTTTCTCATCATCGTCATCGTCGCCCGTCCGGAGATCATGCTTTTTACCTTCGGTCTGATCTACGTCGTCTCCGGACCGCTTGGCCTTGTTTTCGGCGCCGGCAAGCATGGGCCGTGGGATGATTCGTCGGATCAGGTGGTGGCCGAAGTGAACGAGGAGAACGGTCTGTCCGGGGAAGATGAGTGA
- a CDS encoding 2-isopropylmalate synthase, with product MSEKRRIIIFDTTLRDGEQSPGASMNIDEKLRVAHQLEKLNVDVIEAGFPIASDGDFEAVKKIAQTIKKPQIAGLCRANFKDIDRAWEALEHAGERGRIHTFIATSDIHMERKLQMPPEKVLETAVRAVEHAKKYTDNIEFSCEDAVRTRLPFLAQVVEAVIDAGATTVNIPDTVGYAIPHEFYEIIKYLRDNVRNIDRAIISVHCHNDLGLAVANSLAALRAGAGQIECTINGIGERAGNCSLEEVVMALRTRHDIMPYTTDVVTEHIYASSRLLSTVTGISVQPNKAIVGANAFAHEAGIHQHGVLMDKETYEIMTPESIGLNKNKLVLGKHSGRHAFVARLKELGYDLDKDDIERAFVRFKTLADAKKEIFDEDIDAIVADEIIRIDERYKLLQMNVTSGSFAAPTATVQMEVDGQIRKIAVLGAGPVDATFKAIRELTGSQAKLEQYAVGAITGGTDAQGECTVRLREDGREVIGQGADEDIIVASAKAYINALNKMASVMERRRVSI from the coding sequence ATGAGCGAAAAGAGACGGATCATCATTTTCGACACCACCTTGCGCGACGGCGAGCAGAGCCCTGGCGCCAGCATGAACATCGACGAGAAACTCAGGGTCGCCCATCAGCTCGAGAAGCTGAACGTCGATGTCATCGAGGCCGGGTTTCCGATCGCTTCGGACGGTGATTTCGAGGCGGTCAAGAAGATCGCCCAGACCATCAAGAAGCCCCAGATCGCCGGCCTTTGCCGGGCGAACTTCAAGGATATCGATCGCGCATGGGAAGCGCTGGAACATGCCGGGGAGCGGGGACGCATCCATACCTTCATCGCCACCTCCGACATCCACATGGAGCGCAAGCTGCAGATGCCCCCGGAAAAGGTACTGGAAACCGCCGTCAGGGCGGTCGAGCATGCCAAGAAATATACCGACAACATCGAGTTTTCCTGCGAGGACGCCGTCCGGACCCGGTTGCCGTTTCTGGCCCAGGTGGTCGAGGCGGTCATCGACGCCGGTGCCACGACGGTCAACATCCCCGACACCGTCGGCTATGCCATCCCGCATGAATTCTACGAGATCATCAAGTATCTTCGGGACAACGTAAGGAACATCGACCGGGCGATCATTTCCGTCCACTGCCACAACGATCTCGGCTTGGCGGTGGCCAACTCCCTGGCCGCCCTGCGGGCCGGGGCCGGCCAGATCGAGTGCACCATCAACGGCATCGGCGAGCGGGCGGGCAACTGCTCCCTCGAGGAGGTGGTCATGGCTCTGCGCACCCGCCATGACATCATGCCCTATACCACCGACGTGGTGACCGAGCATATCTATGCCAGCAGCCGGCTGCTCTCGACCGTGACCGGCATCTCCGTACAGCCCAACAAGGCGATCGTCGGCGCCAACGCCTTTGCCCATGAAGCAGGCATTCATCAGCACGGCGTGCTCATGGACAAGGAAACCTACGAGATCATGACTCCCGAGTCGATCGGCCTGAACAAGAACAAGCTGGTGCTCGGCAAGCACTCCGGCCGTCACGCCTTTGTGGCGCGGCTGAAGGAGTTGGGCTATGATCTGGACAAGGACGATATCGAGCGGGCCTTTGTCCGCTTCAAGACCCTGGCCGACGCCAAGAAGGAGATCTTCGACGAGGACATCGACGCCATCGTTGCCGACGAGATCATCCGCATCGACGAGCGCTACAAGCTGCTGCAGATGAACGTCACCTCCGGCTCTTTCGCCGCTCCTACGGCGACGGTGCAGATGGAGGTCGACGGCCAGATCAGGAAAATAGCCGTGCTGGGCGCCGGGCCTGTCGACGCGACCTTCAAGGCGATCCGCGAGCTGACGGGCAGCCAGGCCAAGCTCGAACAGTACGCTGTCGGCGCCATCACCGGCGGTACCGACGCCCAGGGCGAATGCACGGTGCGTTTGCGCGAGGACGGTCGCGAGGTGATCGGACAGGGCGCCGACGAGGACATCATCGTCGCTTCCGCCAAGGCCTATATTAACGCCCTGAACAAGATGGCGTCGGTGATGGAACGCCGCCGGGTTTCGATCTGA
- a CDS encoding 3-isopropylmalate dehydratase large subunit — protein MGQTIAEKIFAAHLRDEPFPGTKVLDLDRVLCHEITTPVAIADLEWRGKDRVFDPDKIKAVIDHVTPSKDSKTALQAKILRDWARRHRIRDFFDVGRNGVCHAIFPEKGYIRPGFTVIMGDSHTCTHGAFGAFAAGVGTTDLEVGILKGVCAFREPKTIRINLTGELSEGVYAKDVILHVIGQLGVNGATDRVIEFHGPVIAGMSMESRMTLCNMAIEAGGTCGICEPDRVTVDYLWPFIKDEFESPEAALAEYRRWCADPDAEYAKVFDFDVSSLEPQVTYGYKPDCVKPVAEMAGQRVDQVYIGSCTNGRIEDLREAARILRGRKIADSVRGIVSPATPQIFRQALAEGIIDVFMEAGFCVTNPTCGACLGMSNGVLAEGEVCAATTNRNFNGRMGKGGMVHLMSPATAAASAVTGVITDARELLRQPAA, from the coding sequence ATGGGACAGACAATAGCAGAGAAGATTTTCGCCGCTCATCTGCGCGATGAGCCCTTTCCGGGAACCAAGGTTCTCGATCTCGACCGGGTGCTCTGCCATGAAATCACCACGCCGGTCGCCATTGCCGACCTCGAATGGCGGGGCAAGGACCGGGTCTTCGATCCCGACAAGATCAAGGCAGTCATCGACCATGTCACCCCCTCCAAGGACAGCAAGACGGCGCTGCAGGCCAAGATTCTGCGCGATTGGGCCCGCCGGCACCGGATCAGGGATTTCTTCGATGTCGGACGCAACGGCGTCTGTCACGCCATTTTTCCCGAAAAGGGCTATATCCGGCCCGGCTTCACCGTAATCATGGGCGATTCCCACACCTGCACCCACGGCGCTTTCGGCGCCTTTGCCGCCGGAGTCGGTACCACCGACCTCGAGGTCGGCATCCTCAAGGGGGTCTGCGCCTTTCGCGAACCGAAGACCATCAGGATCAATCTGACCGGCGAGCTCTCCGAAGGAGTCTACGCCAAGGATGTCATACTCCATGTCATCGGTCAGCTGGGTGTCAACGGTGCCACCGACCGGGTGATCGAGTTTCACGGCCCGGTCATCGCCGGCATGAGCATGGAATCGCGCATGACCCTGTGCAACATGGCGATCGAGGCCGGCGGCACCTGCGGCATCTGCGAGCCGGACCGGGTGACCGTCGACTACCTCTGGCCGTTCATCAAGGACGAGTTCGAGTCGCCCGAAGCGGCGCTTGCCGAGTATCGCCGCTGGTGCGCCGATCCTGACGCCGAATACGCGAAGGTTTTCGATTTCGACGTCAGCAGTCTCGAACCGCAGGTGACCTACGGCTACAAGCCCGACTGCGTCAAGCCGGTGGCCGAGATGGCGGGACAGCGGGTCGACCAGGTCTACATCGGCAGCTGCACCAACGGCCGGATCGAGGATCTGCGGGAGGCGGCGCGCATTCTGCGTGGCCGGAAGATCGCCGATTCGGTGCGCGGCATCGTCTCGCCGGCCACGCCGCAGATTTTTCGGCAGGCGCTGGCCGAAGGGATCATCGATGTCTTCATGGAAGCCGGTTTTTGCGTCACCAATCCGACCTGCGGCGCCTGCCTGGGCATGAGCAACGGCGTTTTGGCCGAGGGCGAGGTGTGTGCGGCGACAACCAACCGCAACTTCAATGGACGCATGGGCAAGGGCGGCATGGTTCACCTGATGAGCCCCGCCACCGCGGCCGCCAGCGCCGTCACCGGTGTCATTACCGATGCCCGCGAGCTGCTGCGGCAGCCCGCGGCCTGA
- a CDS encoding 3-isopropylmalate dehydratase small subunit, with the protein MTSKQFGGPALLLDRSDINTDEIIPAKYLTEVTKEALQPYMLEDLKLDGFDPKSEQVRQARVIVTRENFGCGSSREHAPWVFEVNGVHTIIAESYARIFRQNMFNCGMLAIELPKEDIDSLFAMGRAGQLVVDVDVDGQRLTARAGGESREFGFDISPFDKALVLAGGWVEFADARY; encoded by the coding sequence ATGACCAGCAAACAGTTCGGCGGACCGGCTCTGTTGCTCGACCGCTCCGATATCAATACCGATGAAATCATTCCGGCCAAGTACCTGACCGAAGTGACCAAGGAAGCGTTGCAGCCCTACATGCTCGAGGATCTCAAGCTGGATGGATTCGATCCGAAATCGGAGCAGGTCAGGCAGGCGCGGGTGATTGTCACCCGCGAGAATTTCGGTTGCGGCTCTTCGCGCGAACACGCGCCCTGGGTATTCGAGGTCAACGGCGTTCACACCATCATCGCCGAGAGTTATGCCCGCATCTTCCGGCAGAACATGTTCAACTGCGGCATGCTGGCCATCGAGCTGCCGAAGGAGGACATCGACAGTCTGTTCGCTATGGGCAGGGCGGGGCAGCTGGTTGTCGACGTCGATGTTGACGGCCAGCGGTTGACGGCGCGGGCCGGCGGCGAAAGTCGTGAATTCGGCTTCGACATCAGCCCGTTCGACAAGGCCCTGGTCCTGGCAGGAGGCTGGGTCGAGTTTGCCGACGCAAGATACTGA
- the leuB gene encoding 3-isopropylmalate dehydrogenase has protein sequence MSQEFKIAVLPGDGIGPEVMAEAMKVLDRVEEKFSVRFARTTAHVGGIAIDREGKALPDTTVELCRQSDAILFGSVGGPKWESLPPDEQPERGALLPLRKIFGLFCNLRPAIVFPALTGNSSLKPEVVEGGFDLLVVRELTGGIYFAQPKGIEGTGPERTGFDTMKYSEAEVERIARVAFEAAGKRRKKVCSIDKANVLSTSVLWREVVERVAKDYPDVELSHMYVDNAAMQLCRWPKQFDVMLCGNMFGDILSDEAAMLTGSLGMLPSASLAEGSFGLYEPSGGSAPDIAGQGIANPIAQILSAAMMLKYSFGLAEAAQAVEKAVEAVLNEGYRTADIYQGQPGEIKVDTAGMGDAIVARI, from the coding sequence ATGTCGCAAGAGTTCAAGATAGCTGTTCTGCCCGGGGACGGAATCGGTCCGGAGGTCATGGCCGAGGCGATGAAGGTTCTCGATCGGGTCGAAGAGAAGTTTTCGGTGAGGTTCGCCAGAACTACGGCCCATGTCGGCGGCATTGCGATTGACCGTGAAGGAAAGGCGCTTCCCGATACGACGGTCGAGCTGTGCCGGCAGTCCGACGCCATTCTGTTCGGTTCGGTCGGCGGCCCGAAATGGGAATCCCTGCCGCCGGACGAGCAGCCGGAGCGGGGAGCGCTTCTGCCCCTGCGCAAGATTTTCGGGCTGTTCTGCAACCTGCGGCCGGCGATCGTCTTTCCGGCCCTGACCGGGAATTCCTCTCTCAAGCCGGAGGTGGTCGAAGGCGGTTTCGATCTGCTGGTGGTCCGTGAACTGACCGGGGGGATCTATTTCGCCCAGCCGAAGGGCATCGAGGGGACGGGGCCGGAACGGACCGGTTTCGACACCATGAAATACAGCGAGGCCGAAGTCGAGCGCATTGCCCGGGTCGCCTTCGAAGCGGCCGGCAAGCGGCGTAAAAAGGTCTGTTCCATCGACAAGGCGAATGTCCTTTCGACCTCCGTTCTCTGGCGCGAGGTGGTAGAACGGGTGGCGAAGGACTATCCCGACGTCGAGCTGAGCCACATGTACGTCGACAATGCCGCCATGCAGTTGTGCCGCTGGCCCAAGCAATTCGACGTCATGCTCTGTGGCAACATGTTCGGCGACATTCTGTCCGACGAGGCCGCCATGCTGACCGGTTCGCTCGGCATGTTGCCGAGTGCCTCGCTGGCCGAAGGCTCGTTCGGGCTCTACGAGCCGTCGGGCGGCAGCGCGCCGGACATCGCCGGTCAGGGGATCGCCAACCCCATCGCCCAGATTCTTTCAGCGGCCATGATGCTGAAGTATTCCTTCGGCCTGGCCGAAGCGGCCCAGGCTGTCGAAAAGGCGGTCGAGGCGGTGCTGAACGAGGGCTACCGGACCGCCGACATCTATCAGGGGCAGCCCGGCGAGATCAAGGTCGACACCGCAGGTATGGGGGATGCCATCGTCGCCCGCATCTGA
- a CDS encoding CbiQ family ECF transporter T component yields the protein MSETVYPLHCDERHAGPARGAPRFLHRLDPRAKLAVACLLIVLAFHENSAGGLLLLTGVLAFGALAAGGPRPADCLRWLRPLRWLLLSTVLLHLLFSPGHTLFGLPWLSRDGLLFGLWTCWQILLAFGFSSLLAATTESERLAQALGWFLAPLNRLGLASGSLRVLLPLALQLLPELRRETGDVWRSHSELARQMGRGALLRRARAAGELIEILVIKLADRADRLAVLRAHAGPAEAGSDLPPMPFPVRLGTLAVCFFLLLWIWS from the coding sequence GTGTCCGAGACCGTGTATCCGCTCCACTGCGACGAACGACATGCCGGCCCCGCCAGGGGGGCGCCGCGGTTTCTGCACCGGCTTGATCCGAGGGCGAAACTGGCTGTTGCCTGCTTGCTGATCGTGCTGGCCTTTCATGAGAACAGCGCCGGCGGCCTGTTGCTGCTGACCGGCGTTCTTGCCTTCGGCGCCCTGGCAGCGGGCGGGCCGAGGCCTGCCGACTGTCTGCGCTGGCTGCGGCCGTTGCGCTGGCTGTTGCTGTCGACGGTCCTGCTGCATCTGCTTTTCTCCCCCGGGCACACCCTGTTCGGGCTGCCCTGGCTGTCGCGCGACGGGTTGCTCTTCGGGCTCTGGACCTGCTGGCAGATTCTGCTGGCCTTCGGTTTTTCCTCCCTGCTGGCCGCCACGACCGAGAGCGAACGGCTGGCGCAGGCGCTCGGCTGGTTTTTGGCTCCCCTGAACCGGCTGGGACTGGCGAGCGGCTCCCTGCGCGTTCTGCTTCCCCTGGCGCTACAGCTGCTGCCAGAACTGCGGCGGGAAACCGGGGATGTCTGGCGAAGTCATTCCGAACTTGCCCGGCAGATGGGCCGTGGCGCTCTCTTGCGGCGGGCCCGGGCGGCCGGCGAGCTGATCGAGATTCTGGTGATCAAACTGGCCGACCGGGCCGACCGGCTGGCGGTTTTGCGGGCCCATGCGGGACCGGCGGAGGCGGGAAGCGATCTGCCGCCCATGCCCTTTCCGGTTCGGTTGGGGACTTTGGCGGTCTGTTTCTTTCTGCTGTTGTGGATCTGGTCATGA